A window from Chlamydia gallinacea 08-1274/3 encodes these proteins:
- a CDS encoding co-chaperone GroES: protein MSDQATTLRIKPLGDRILVKREEESSTARGGIILPDTAKKKQDRAEVLVLGSGKRDKDGNVVPFEVEVGDIVLIDKYAGQELTIDGEDYVIVPASEIMAVLK from the coding sequence ATGTCAGATCAAGCAACGACTCTTAGGATTAAGCCCTTGGGCGATAGAATCTTAGTAAAAAGAGAGGAAGAAAGTTCTACAGCTCGTGGTGGGATTATTTTACCTGATACAGCGAAGAAAAAACAAGACCGAGCTGAAGTACTTGTTTTAGGCTCAGGAAAGCGCGATAAAGATGGTAATGTGGTGCCTTTTGAAGTTGAAGTCGGCGATATTGTTCTAATAGATAAATATGCAGGACAAGAACTTACCATTGACGGTGAAGATTACGTCATTGTTCCAGCGAGCGAAATTATGGCAGTTCTCAAATAA
- a CDS encoding DMT family transporter, producing the protein MLLNKPQIKQSRNVSFGIFHSLLACFYWGIVFVIPDLLHSFQELDIVLARYTTFGIFSLLSLLWKRQNILKAIPLSIWKQGIFWAFLVNILYYLGIAYAIRCIGAAVTIIIAGLAPIAVLFHSNIKKKEISYTTLSLLSSIIFLGIVLTNISKIQANVEIHLIKYFIGLVCVIIATGVWVSYIIYNYNFLSKNPDISPNLWGCILGLASLILCLPLIILGDFLGITRITSTLLFHVPLSEKLLFITLCGVMGIFSSSLAITSWNKASLHLSPSLLGALLILEPVFGLCLSYFCKHTLPSYQEGLGIFLMLGGSLTCLILFGKKTQQKQEDPTEIMSSADPT; encoded by the coding sequence ATGTTACTTAATAAGCCACAAATCAAACAATCCCGTAATGTATCTTTTGGAATATTTCATAGCTTACTTGCCTGCTTCTACTGGGGGATTGTCTTTGTTATTCCTGACTTATTGCATTCCTTTCAAGAACTTGATATCGTACTCGCACGATACACAACTTTTGGCATTTTTTCCCTACTTTCCCTCCTATGGAAACGACAAAATATCTTGAAAGCTATCCCTTTATCTATCTGGAAACAGGGTATTTTCTGGGCCTTTCTAGTCAATATTTTGTATTACCTAGGAATAGCCTATGCTATCCGCTGTATCGGTGCTGCCGTTACGATTATCATTGCTGGCCTAGCCCCCATAGCGGTTCTTTTTCACTCAAATATTAAAAAGAAAGAAATCTCCTACACTACCCTCTCTTTACTCAGCAGTATAATCTTTCTTGGTATTGTCTTAACAAATATCTCAAAAATTCAGGCGAATGTAGAAATTCACCTTATAAAATACTTCATAGGTCTCGTCTGTGTGATCATCGCTACAGGAGTCTGGGTGAGCTATATTATATATAACTACAACTTCTTATCTAAAAACCCAGATATCTCTCCCAATCTATGGGGTTGCATTCTAGGACTCGCGTCCCTTATTCTCTGCCTACCCCTCATTATTCTTGGAGATTTCCTCGGGATTACCCGAATTACCTCAACTTTATTATTTCATGTACCTCTCTCTGAAAAATTACTTTTTATTACCCTATGTGGGGTAATGGGTATATTTTCATCATCATTAGCCATCACCTCTTGGAATAAAGCTAGCCTGCATCTCTCTCCATCTCTTCTTGGAGCTTTGCTTATATTAGAGCCTGTCTTTGGATTATGTTTATCTTATTTCTGTAAACATACTCTTCCTTCCTATCAAGAAGGTTTAGGGATTTTTCTTATGTTAGGGGGCAGTCTAACCTGCTTGATCCTTTTTGGGAAAAAAACACAGCAAAAACAAGAAGACCCAACCGAAATCATGTCTTCCGCAGACCCAACCTAG
- a CDS encoding BPL-N domain-containing protein, whose protein sequence is MKTKVLVYADEGVSPYYLRHLIRWLKQALPTEANLEICRVGADFLLYDPVWELSTRLLVIPGGADRPYHKKLHGLGTVRIDNYVREGGSYLGICAGAYFACKSLRFDEPNGEVLVASRGLGFFPGVAVGPAYGNLFSYTSPVGVRAASLVLEHFGSSRCSALFNGGPYFDQADSYPEITVEARYEDLPSQPAAIISRQIEKGRVVLSGLHIEYLPEYCHMGEDNVVEAREKLKATAIVLDKYREYLLSYLLTHELNVTELLGS, encoded by the coding sequence ATGAAAACAAAGGTACTTGTGTATGCAGATGAGGGGGTGTCTCCCTACTATTTACGTCATTTAATCCGGTGGTTGAAGCAGGCTCTTCCTACTGAAGCCAATCTAGAAATCTGTCGGGTAGGCGCAGATTTTCTTCTTTATGATCCTGTATGGGAACTTTCCACTCGGTTATTAGTTATTCCTGGGGGGGCGGATCGTCCTTATCATAAGAAGCTCCATGGGTTAGGGACGGTGAGGATTGATAATTATGTTCGTGAGGGAGGGAGTTATCTTGGGATTTGTGCTGGTGCCTACTTTGCTTGTAAAAGCTTAAGATTTGATGAGCCCAATGGAGAGGTACTAGTAGCTTCTCGAGGATTGGGGTTTTTCCCTGGGGTTGCTGTTGGCCCTGCTTATGGTAATTTATTTTCTTATACTAGTCCCGTAGGAGTTCGGGCTGCTTCCTTGGTTCTTGAGCATTTTGGGAGCTCAAGGTGCTCAGCTCTATTTAATGGAGGACCGTACTTTGATCAGGCAGATTCTTATCCTGAAATTACTGTAGAAGCTCGCTATGAAGACCTTCCTTCTCAGCCAGCAGCAATTATTTCTAGACAAATAGAAAAGGGGCGAGTTGTTCTTTCTGGCCTTCATATAGAATATCTTCCTGAGTATTGTCATATGGGAGAAGATAATGTTGTGGAAGCTAGAGAAAAATTAAAGGCTACGGCTATAGTTTTAGATAAATATCGAGAATATCTCTTGTCTTATTTGCTAACTCATGAGCTTAATGTGACAGAGCTATTAGGATCATAG
- a CDS encoding DUF1389 domain-containing protein has product MNPITLPSSTFTAQAVNSVEKKQFLARVQVLAGIISAVFVSVLAVVMALGIVHPAIIVLASILGLIAFASLMKCAVDVCRKQIMPSPSIPSGCLQVICDNYPLVIGDLCKQERLTIQELRQVLSILGGSGDLGLENISIDLRKKLDSFGWERVVQSCEGSTLPSLDDELTRSCCLYFLKRFIDLGPKDIPISEGMAPEVYWMSNPGLVDVPLSAVGVTSWLLASVVTEEEYKSLREDARSNNWGDEQQQKCRDLVARARIFFRSQSEILSETLVPRVCWCRYFFSHGMSWEQIQLIKGLSCDQALFFGGDDESKGCFDSVRTVNDWICFLPQIFPYLDESSPKYDPGVALITWQEFQTAMAKENKKIFKKRTEGYAKRAVFALNILNRYAYYTKFSPVPLSSLSDQWKVCLYEYQEGQRLSRQRV; this is encoded by the coding sequence ATGAATCCCATTACCCTGCCTTCAAGTACTTTTACTGCCCAAGCTGTGAATTCGGTAGAGAAAAAACAGTTTCTTGCTCGTGTACAAGTTTTGGCTGGTATTATTAGTGCTGTGTTTGTTTCTGTACTGGCTGTTGTTATGGCCTTGGGGATAGTGCATCCTGCGATTATTGTTTTAGCTTCAATATTAGGGTTGATAGCTTTTGCATCTTTGATGAAATGTGCTGTGGACGTATGCAGGAAGCAAATTATGCCGTCTCCCTCGATTCCTTCGGGGTGTTTACAAGTTATTTGTGACAACTACCCTTTAGTTATTGGTGATTTGTGTAAACAAGAGAGGTTGACGATTCAGGAGTTACGTCAGGTTCTTTCTATATTGGGGGGATCGGGGGATCTGGGGTTAGAAAATATTTCTATAGATTTGCGTAAGAAGTTAGATTCTTTTGGTTGGGAGCGGGTAGTTCAAAGTTGTGAGGGGAGTACCTTACCTTCTTTAGATGATGAGTTAACGCGATCCTGTTGCTTATATTTTTTGAAGAGGTTTATTGATTTAGGTCCTAAGGATATTCCTATTTCTGAAGGTATGGCACCAGAAGTTTATTGGATGAGTAATCCTGGATTAGTCGATGTGCCGCTATCAGCTGTGGGTGTGACATCTTGGTTGCTTGCTAGTGTGGTTACTGAAGAAGAGTATAAATCATTGCGAGAAGATGCTAGAAGTAATAACTGGGGTGATGAACAGCAACAGAAATGTCGTGACCTCGTAGCGCGTGCAAGGATTTTCTTTAGATCGCAGTCGGAGATCCTTAGTGAGACATTAGTTCCGCGTGTTTGCTGGTGTAGATACTTTTTCTCTCACGGTATGAGTTGGGAGCAGATACAATTGATAAAAGGACTATCGTGTGACCAAGCACTATTCTTTGGAGGAGACGACGAAAGTAAGGGGTGCTTTGATAGTGTTAGAACGGTGAATGATTGGATCTGTTTTTTACCTCAAATTTTCCCTTATCTTGATGAATCTTCTCCTAAGTATGATCCAGGCGTGGCATTAATTACTTGGCAAGAATTTCAAACTGCAATGGCTAAAGAAAACAAAAAAATCTTTAAAAAGCGTACTGAAGGCTATGCTAAGCGTGCTGTTTTTGCTTTAAATATTCTGAATCGTTATGCTTACTACACTAAATTTTCCCCTGTCCCATTAAGTAGTCTTAGTGACCAATGGAAAGTGTGTCTTTATGAATATCAAGAAGGGCAACGTCTAAGCAGACAGAGAGTATAA
- the pepF gene encoding oligoendopeptidase F gives MTTVAPRNTVPPEDCWDISSLYLNRKEWQRDLDTFKLTTDGSPVWPQLQDNYYQIENSEDLESLLKQLLSIERKLDKLYTYAHLVHDQDITCPESTADLQSVIHLYTLFKEEISWIQPTLINLPKEVIAKHLSAPCLSSYRFYLEKIFRLSSHTGTPEEERVLALAFSPLEVANKVFSSLSDSEIPFGNATDSEGNSHPLSHALASLYMQSRDRELRKTTYLAQCERYYKYRHTFANLLGGQTKAHVFYAKGRKYDSCLEAALYQNNIPTIVYTNLIAVTKQHASLITKYYSLKQKILNLKDFHFYDVYTPIGQAEEKKYSYQEAVDLVCSSLSPLGSEYVDILKKGLTTQGWVDKYENLNKRSGAYSSGCYDSHPYILLNYTGTLYDVSVVAHEGGHSMHSYFSRKHQLFHNAQYPIFLAEIASTLNEMLLMHALLNTSHSTQEKITIISRCLDTLFATLFRQTLFAAFEYEIHSAAEQGIPLTTEFFSSTYSNLQKEFYGDIITFDDLSHMEWARIPHFYYNFYVYQYATGIIAALYFLEKILANEENALTSYLDFLKSGGSDFPLEILKKSGLDMTTNAPLYLAFSFINKKIDELSHLISND, from the coding sequence ATGACTACTGTAGCTCCACGAAACACAGTTCCCCCCGAAGATTGCTGGGATATTTCCTCTTTATACCTCAATAGAAAAGAATGGCAACGAGATCTAGATACCTTTAAGCTAACAACAGATGGATCTCCTGTATGGCCACAACTCCAAGACAACTATTATCAAATAGAGAATTCAGAAGATTTAGAATCATTATTAAAACAGCTCCTATCTATAGAGAGGAAATTAGACAAACTCTATACTTATGCGCATTTGGTGCATGATCAAGACATTACCTGCCCCGAAAGTACGGCAGATCTGCAATCTGTGATTCATCTGTACACCTTATTCAAAGAAGAAATCTCGTGGATCCAACCAACCCTAATTAATCTCCCTAAAGAAGTAATTGCTAAACATTTATCAGCACCATGTTTATCTTCTTATAGGTTTTATTTAGAAAAAATCTTTCGGCTATCCTCACATACTGGGACTCCCGAAGAAGAGCGTGTGTTAGCTTTAGCCTTTTCTCCTCTTGAAGTAGCAAATAAAGTTTTTTCTTCTCTTAGCGATTCTGAAATCCCTTTTGGGAATGCTACAGACTCTGAGGGTAATTCTCATCCTCTCTCCCACGCACTAGCCTCTTTATACATGCAATCTCGTGATCGGGAATTGAGGAAAACCACGTATCTTGCTCAATGTGAAAGATACTATAAATACCGTCATACCTTTGCCAACCTACTTGGAGGCCAAACCAAAGCCCATGTATTCTACGCTAAAGGGCGCAAATATGATTCCTGCTTAGAAGCAGCACTCTATCAAAATAATATTCCTACAATAGTATATACGAACCTTATCGCAGTAACAAAACAACATGCTTCACTAATTACCAAGTACTACTCTCTTAAACAGAAAATATTAAATCTAAAAGATTTCCATTTTTATGATGTTTATACTCCTATCGGTCAAGCAGAGGAGAAAAAGTACTCATATCAAGAAGCTGTTGATCTTGTTTGCTCTAGTTTATCACCTTTAGGTTCAGAATATGTAGACATTTTAAAGAAGGGATTAACAACTCAAGGTTGGGTAGATAAATACGAAAATCTAAATAAACGTTCTGGAGCCTATTCCTCGGGTTGTTACGACAGCCATCCCTACATTTTATTAAATTACACGGGAACCCTATATGATGTCTCTGTGGTCGCTCATGAAGGCGGGCATAGTATGCATTCGTACTTTAGTCGCAAACACCAACTATTTCATAACGCACAATACCCCATTTTCCTAGCAGAAATAGCTTCCACGTTGAATGAAATGTTGCTTATGCACGCTTTACTTAACACTAGCCATTCCACTCAAGAAAAAATTACCATTATCTCTCGATGCCTGGATACGCTTTTTGCTACTCTGTTTCGTCAGACACTCTTTGCAGCTTTTGAGTACGAAATACATTCTGCTGCAGAGCAAGGAATCCCATTAACTACAGAATTCTTCTCTTCAACCTATAGTAATTTACAAAAGGAATTTTATGGGGATATTATTACTTTTGATGATCTCTCTCACATGGAATGGGCAAGAATTCCTCACTTCTACTATAACTTCTACGTCTATCAGTACGCTACGGGAATCATCGCGGCCCTATATTTTCTCGAAAAAATCCTTGCTAATGAAGAGAATGCTCTAACATCTTACTTGGATTTCTTAAAAAGCGGGGGCTCAGATTTTCCTTTAGAAATTCTGAAAAAATCTGGATTAGATATGACAACTAACGCGCCTCTATACCTAGCTTTTAGCTTCATAAACAAGAAAATAGACGAGTTATCACATTTAATTTCAAACGATTAA
- the groL gene encoding chaperonin GroEL (60 kDa chaperone family; promotes refolding of misfolded polypeptides especially under stressful conditions; forms two stacked rings of heptamers to form a barrel-shaped 14mer; ends can be capped by GroES; misfolded proteins enter the barrel where they are refolded when GroES binds) encodes MAAKNIKYNEDARKKIHKGVKTLAEAVKVTLGPKGRHVVIDKSFGSPQVTKDGVTVAKEIELEDKHENMGAQMVKEVASKTADKAGDGTTTATVLAEAIYSEGLRNVTAGANPMDLKRGIDKAVKVVIDQIKKISKPVQHHKEIAQVATISANNDAEIGNLIAEAMEKVGKNGSITVEEAKGFETVLDVVEGMNFNRGYLSSYFSTNPETQECILEDSLVLIYDKKISGIKDFLPVLQQVAESGRPLLIIAEDIEGEALATLVVNRLRAGFRVCAVKAPGFGDRRKAMLEDIAILTGGQLISEELGMKLENTTLPMLGKAKKVIITKEDTTIVEGLGSKEDIEARCENIKKQIEDSTSDYDKEKLQERLAKLSGGVAVIRVGAATEIEMKEKKDRVDDAQHATIAAVEEGILPGGGTALVRCIPTLEAFIPILTNEDEQIGARIVLKALSAPLKQIATNAGKEGAIICQQVLSRGANEGYDALRDAYTDMIEAGIVDPTKVTRSALESAASVAGLLLTTEALIADIPEEKSSAAAPAMPAGMDY; translated from the coding sequence ATGGCAGCAAAAAACATCAAATACAATGAAGACGCCAGAAAAAAAATTCATAAAGGAGTTAAGACTCTTGCTGAAGCTGTAAAAGTGACATTAGGCCCTAAAGGACGACATGTAGTTATTGATAAAAGTTTCGGATCCCCTCAAGTTACTAAAGACGGAGTTACAGTTGCTAAAGAAATTGAGCTCGAAGATAAACACGAGAATATGGGAGCTCAAATGGTTAAAGAAGTCGCCAGCAAGACAGCAGATAAAGCTGGAGACGGAACAACTACAGCAACTGTTTTAGCTGAAGCTATTTATAGTGAAGGACTAAGAAACGTTACAGCCGGAGCTAATCCTATGGACCTCAAAAGAGGTATTGATAAAGCTGTAAAAGTTGTTATTGATCAAATTAAAAAAATTAGTAAGCCCGTACAACATCATAAGGAAATTGCTCAAGTCGCCACCATTTCCGCAAACAACGATGCCGAAATTGGTAATCTCATTGCAGAAGCTATGGAGAAAGTCGGTAAAAATGGTTCTATTACAGTAGAAGAAGCTAAAGGATTTGAAACTGTTCTTGATGTTGTTGAAGGAATGAATTTCAATCGTGGATATTTATCCAGTTACTTCTCAACAAATCCAGAAACACAAGAGTGCATTTTAGAAGATTCTCTCGTCCTTATTTATGATAAAAAAATCTCCGGAATTAAGGACTTCCTTCCTGTATTACAACAAGTAGCAGAGTCTGGCCGCCCTCTACTCATTATTGCTGAAGACATTGAAGGTGAAGCTCTAGCAACTCTAGTTGTTAACAGATTACGTGCTGGATTCAGAGTTTGTGCAGTTAAAGCTCCTGGATTCGGTGACAGAAGAAAAGCTATGCTAGAAGATATTGCTATCTTAACTGGGGGTCAGTTGATCAGCGAAGAGTTGGGAATGAAATTAGAAAATACGACTCTACCTATGTTAGGAAAAGCCAAAAAAGTCATCATTACTAAAGAAGATACAACAATTGTTGAAGGGTTAGGAAGCAAGGAAGATATCGAAGCAAGATGCGAAAATATCAAAAAGCAAATTGAAGATAGTACTTCTGATTATGATAAAGAAAAATTACAAGAACGATTAGCAAAACTTTCCGGAGGTGTTGCTGTAATCCGTGTAGGTGCTGCTACTGAAATCGAAATGAAAGAGAAAAAAGACAGAGTAGATGATGCTCAACACGCAACCATCGCTGCTGTGGAAGAAGGTATTTTACCTGGAGGTGGAACTGCTTTAGTTCGTTGTATACCTACTTTAGAAGCTTTCATTCCTATTCTTACAAATGAAGACGAACAAATTGGGGCCCGCATTGTTCTTAAAGCCTTATCAGCTCCATTAAAGCAAATCGCTACAAATGCAGGAAAAGAAGGCGCTATTATCTGCCAACAAGTGCTCTCTCGAGGTGCTAATGAAGGATATGACGCTTTACGTGATGCCTATACGGATATGATTGAGGCTGGTATTGTTGACCCTACTAAAGTTACGCGTTCTGCTTTAGAAAGTGCAGCATCCGTTGCTGGTCTTCTATTGACGACAGAAGCTTTGATTGCAGATATTCCTGAAGAAAAATCTTCTGCAGCTGCTCCTGCAATGCCTGCGGGAATGGACTACTAA
- a CDS encoding DUF1389 domain-containing protein: MNKIVPTLLQSSCCVKYLMLNGEEKKQFLARVQVLAGIISAVFVSVLAVVMALGIVHPAIIVLASILGLIAFASLMKCAVDVCRKQIMPSPSIPSGCLQVICDNYPLVIGDLCKQERLTIQELRQVLSILGGSGDLGLENISIDLRKKLDSFGWERVVQSCEGSTLPSLDDELTRSCCLYFLKRFIDLGPKDIPISEGMAPEVYWMSPGGLCDSGAVAFSYVGWLLSNVITEEEYDLLSASARNNTWKTEEVQRIRSDIVRRCKDLAKTQNLWKEVSSSFALSHDFSFFRHGMNWEQVQLIKAMPLGMVKLFGDYENMGRIRGLGWVTLVFYFYPYLDESSPKYDPGIALITYRELVDEVVAISSGLGYHSDQNFDKIVIAIAKHSLRGNTASNPQWVYNYFWENRRAQLYNYSGFVRGNSVFSD; the protein is encoded by the coding sequence ATGAACAAGATAGTACCAACTTTATTACAAAGTAGCTGTTGCGTCAAATATCTCATGTTGAATGGAGAAGAGAAAAAACAGTTTCTTGCTCGTGTACAAGTTTTGGCTGGTATTATTAGTGCTGTGTTTGTTTCTGTGCTGGCTGTTGTTATGGCTTTAGGGATAGTGCATCCTGCGATTATTGTTTTAGCTTCAATATTAGGGTTGATAGCTTTTGCATCTTTGATGAAATGTGCTGTGGACGTATGCAGGAAGCAAATTATGCCGTCTCCCTCGATTCCTTCGGGGTGTTTACAAGTTATTTGTGACAACTACCCTTTAGTTATTGGTGATTTGTGTAAACAAGAGAGGTTGACGATTCAGGAGTTACGTCAGGTTCTTTCTATATTGGGGGGATCGGGGGATCTGGGGTTAGAAAATATTTCTATAGATTTGCGTAAGAAGTTAGATTCTTTTGGTTGGGAGCGGGTAGTTCAAAGTTGTGAGGGGAGTACCTTACCTTCTTTAGATGATGAGTTAACGCGATCCTGTTGCTTATATTTTTTGAAGAGGTTTATTGATTTAGGTCCTAAGGATATTCCTATTTCTGAAGGTATGGCACCAGAAGTTTATTGGATGAGCCCCGGAGGACTTTGCGATTCAGGGGCAGTAGCCTTTAGTTATGTTGGTTGGTTGCTTTCTAATGTAATTACTGAAGAAGAGTATGACTTATTGAGTGCATCCGCTCGAAATAATACTTGGAAGACAGAGGAAGTACAACGTATACGCAGCGATATAGTACGACGCTGCAAGGACCTGGCCAAAACACAAAATCTATGGAAGGAGGTAAGCTCATCTTTTGCATTATCACATGACTTTTCTTTCTTCCGTCACGGTATGAATTGGGAACAGGTGCAATTGATAAAAGCTATGCCACTTGGCATGGTAAAATTATTTGGAGATTACGAGAATATGGGGCGAATAAGGGGACTTGGCTGGGTAACGCTTGTGTTCTATTTTTATCCTTATCTTGATGAATCTTCTCCTAAGTATGATCCAGGCATAGCATTGATTACTTATAGGGAATTAGTAGACGAGGTAGTGGCGATTTCGTCTGGGCTAGGGTATCATTCTGATCAGAATTTTGATAAGATTGTAATAGCGATAGCAAAGCATTCACTCCGAGGTAACACCGCAAGTAATCCCCAATGGGTTTATAATTATTTTTGGGAAAATAGACGTGCTCAGTTGTATAATTATTCAGGTTTCGTAAGAGGTAACTCTGTTTTCAGTGACTAG
- a CDS encoding DUF1389 domain-containing protein, with amino-acid sequence MIAPLSHHLIPSGFLEKLKTSLNNTLTLCVHGILLVFLVSGLLTWGLGLSSSSFVVLSLALLLVLGSVLLMSLLNVRQKLFSSYLPSSPTVSVALPKPFLSVLRKLYPESIHNFCVEKQVAIWELESVLAALRAGDLSMMSAEVRNKVESFGWQSLQQACSTGRLPSLESILIQNCPWQFILKFVSLGEKSVPRETGLAPELYWTQNGENHIFNHFTWLFSHVVLQEEYEQLLLHVEEDRIHFSQEGLLKSLAERMRAFSDTVPNDLSKEQKEELKACIVCDPRGLLFYLLRLRVNWEQILLFKQLSFDCAYVFSLYSFAVEEVINELREDSPEYDPEIALLTWEDGDPLGIAEERRLMGIL; translated from the coding sequence ATGATAGCACCTTTATCTCATCATCTCATTCCTTCAGGATTTTTAGAAAAGTTGAAAACGAGTTTGAATAATACACTCACTTTATGTGTGCATGGTATACTTCTTGTTTTTCTGGTTAGCGGTCTTTTAACTTGGGGATTAGGATTATCTTCTTCTAGCTTTGTAGTGTTAAGTTTAGCATTATTACTAGTGCTAGGAAGCGTGTTATTGATGTCCTTATTGAATGTTCGACAAAAGCTTTTTTCTAGCTATCTCCCTTCCTCACCAACAGTTTCAGTAGCTTTGCCTAAACCTTTTTTATCTGTTCTCCGAAAATTATATCCTGAATCTATTCATAATTTTTGCGTGGAGAAGCAAGTGGCCATTTGGGAGCTTGAAAGTGTTCTTGCCGCATTAAGGGCAGGAGATCTAAGTATGATGTCTGCAGAGGTTAGGAATAAAGTAGAATCTTTTGGTTGGCAAAGTTTGCAGCAAGCGTGTTCTACAGGCAGACTCCCTTCTTTAGAATCTATTTTAATACAAAACTGCCCTTGGCAGTTCATTTTGAAATTTGTTTCTCTTGGCGAAAAGAGTGTTCCTCGAGAGACGGGATTAGCTCCTGAGTTATACTGGACTCAGAATGGAGAAAATCACATATTCAATCATTTTACTTGGTTATTTTCGCATGTTGTATTGCAGGAGGAATATGAGCAGCTTTTACTTCATGTGGAAGAAGACCGAATTCATTTTAGCCAAGAGGGTTTACTTAAGAGTTTAGCTGAGCGAATGAGAGCATTTAGCGATACTGTCCCAAACGATCTTTCCAAAGAGCAAAAGGAAGAGTTGAAGGCGTGCATTGTCTGTGATCCTCGGGGTTTATTATTTTATTTATTACGATTACGAGTAAATTGGGAGCAAATACTGTTATTTAAACAGCTTTCTTTTGATTGTGCTTATGTATTCTCATTATATAGCTTTGCTGTAGAAGAGGTAATAAACGAGCTTAGGGAGGACTCCCCTGAGTATGACCCTGAAATAGCTCTTTTAACCTGGGAAGATGGTGATCCTCTAGGGATAGCAGAAGAAAGGCGGCTTATGGGCATTTTGTAA
- a CDS encoding Nif3-like dinuclear metal center hexameric protein, whose product MNVADLLSFLNDLLSPQLFSDYCPNGLQVGDLNSSVSKIAVAVSADLATIQEAVRLKANVLVVHHGLFWKGMPYPITGMLHTRMQQLIRNHIHLFAYHLPLDAHETLGNNWKVALDLQWENLQPFGSSLPYIGVQGTFSPLPIEEFISILSKYYNTPIKAQALGGPKSISSAAILSGGAYKELPQAIKNNIPCFITGNFDEPAWSIAWENQTHFLAFGHTATEKVGPQALADYLENQLHIPTMFIDTSNPF is encoded by the coding sequence ATGAACGTTGCTGATCTTCTTTCCTTCTTAAATGATCTACTTTCTCCCCAACTTTTTTCAGATTACTGTCCCAATGGACTGCAAGTAGGTGATCTAAATTCTTCGGTCTCTAAAATCGCTGTAGCTGTTTCTGCTGATCTAGCAACCATACAGGAAGCTGTGCGACTCAAAGCAAATGTTTTAGTTGTCCATCATGGACTATTTTGGAAGGGGATGCCCTATCCTATAACAGGAATGTTGCATACACGTATGCAACAGCTAATCAGAAATCATATACATCTTTTTGCCTACCATCTTCCCCTAGATGCACATGAAACTTTAGGAAATAATTGGAAGGTTGCTTTAGATTTGCAATGGGAAAACTTACAACCTTTTGGGAGTTCTCTGCCCTATATAGGAGTACAAGGGACCTTTTCTCCTCTCCCTATAGAAGAATTTATTTCGATACTCTCCAAATATTATAACACGCCAATAAAAGCTCAAGCTCTTGGCGGGCCTAAGTCTATTTCTTCTGCAGCTATCCTTTCTGGAGGAGCGTATAAAGAGTTACCTCAAGCAATTAAAAATAACATTCCCTGCTTTATTACTGGAAATTTTGATGAACCTGCCTGGTCAATCGCATGGGAAAACCAAACGCACTTTCTTGCTTTCGGGCATACAGCGACTGAAAAAGTCGGCCCACAAGCACTCGCCGACTACCTTGAAAATCAACTCCACATCCCCACTATGTTTATAGATACCTCAAACCCATTCTAA